The Amycolatopsis endophytica genome includes the window GCACCTGCCGGTCGCGAACCCGCTGCCCGAGGTCACCGAGCACGTCGAGCACGCGCTGGGCACCGACCCGGTCAAGGAGGTCGTGTCCGTGACCGACAGCCCGCTGACCGACGCGATCGGCCCGCTCAACCACGCGCCGCTGCCCGAGGCCGCCGACCTCGGCAACCTTCCCGGGGACCTTCCCCTCGGTCACTGACCGGTAGCCGCAACGGCGCGGCTACCACTCACCGATGAAGCGGCGGGGTTCGTCTCAGAACGGACCCCGCCGCTTCACGTTTTGGTCACGACACGGCACACTCCACCGCGTGATGGCACCGCCCTGGCTCGACGTACTGGACGAAACCGCCCAGGTTTGCGCCACCCAACGGCGTCCGGACCTCGTGGACCGGATCCGCAGGCGCAGAGCGCAGCTGCTCGACGAGAAGCTGCGGGTCGTCGTCATCGGCGAGAGCGGGCAGGGCAAGAGCCAGCTGGTGAACGCGCTGGTCAACGCGCCGGTGTGCGCGGTGGGCGAGGACGCGACGACCACTGTTCCCGCCGTCGTGGCGCACGCCGAGAGTCCCACCGCCACCGTCGTGACGGCCGGTGCGCGGGCGATCGAAGGTCCGGCGCCCCGGCAGGTCGCGGTCGAGTCGGTCACCAGTGCGGCCAACCGGGCCGCGGTCGCGGTGAGCGGTCAGCCGGTCGTGCGCGCGGAGGTCGGCCTGCCGCGCGCCCTGCTGTCGGACGGGCTCGCGCTGGTCGACACACCCGCCACGGCGGCGATCGAGACCGTCGACTCGGCCGACGCCGTGCTGATGACCACCGACGCGACCAGTGAGATGTCGACGTCGGAGATCCAGCTGCTCGAACAGGTCGTCCGGCTGTGCCCGACGGTGCTGGTGGTGCTCACCAAGATCGACCTGGTGCCGGGCTGGCGTGCGGTGGCTCGGCGCAACCGCATGCGGCTCGACCAGCGCGGTCTGATGGCGTCGCTCATCCCCGTGTCCGCGGCGCTGAGGCTGGCCGCGGCCCGCAGCGGCGACCAGGCGCTGAACGCCGAGTCCGGGTTCGGCGAGCTGGTCCGGTGCCTGCACCGCGATCTGCCCGGCCAGGCGGATCTGCTCGCCCGCCGGTCGGTCGCGGCGCTGAGCACGACCATGGTCGAGGCGCTGCAGCACTCGCTGCACGAGGAGTTCGCGGCGACGCAACAGGCGGACAACGGCGACACCGTCGCGCGCTGGCACGCCGCCGGGCGCCGCCTGGAGAAGCTGCAGCGTGACGCGAACCGCTGGCAGACCCTGCTGTCCGACGAGGTGTCCGACCTGATCTCGGACGTCGAGTTCGACCTGCGCGATCGCACCCGCAAGATTCTCACCGAGGTCGACGAGTACTTCGAGGCAGCCGATCCGGCGAAGACGTGGGGCGAGTTCGAGGAGTGGTTGCGGGAGAACCTGACCACGGTCGCCGAGACGAACTCCGAATGGCTGCTCGACCGGTTCGAGTGGATCGCCCGCAAGATCGCGCGGCAGGTCGCCCCGCATCGCGAGGACGCGTTCCCGGATGCACTGGCGCGCGAGGTGCCCGGTGACGCGGTCGGCGACCTGCGGATGCCGCGCGTGGAACGGTTCGGCGTCGGACAGAAGCTGTTCGTCGGCATGCGCGGGTCCTACAGCGGTCTGCTGATGTTCGGTCTCGCGACGACGATCGCCGGCCTGCCGCTGATCAACCCGATCTCGCTCGGCGCCGGTGCCGCCTTCGGCGCGAAGAGCGTGTTCGAGGAGCGCGGCAACCGTCTCAAGCGGCGCCAGCACACCGCCAAGACCGCGGCACATCGCTACGTCGACGACTTCTTCCTGCGCTACGGCAAGCACAGCAAGGACACCGCGCGGCAGATCCACCGCGCGCTGCGCGACCGTCTCAACGGGATCGCCGACGAACTACGCGGTGAGATCACCGCGACGGCGAAGACGTACAAGCAGGCCATCGACGACGACACGACGCGGCGGACGGTGCGGGCCAACGAGATCCGGCGGATGATGGACGAACTGAACGTCCTGCGGCGCCGCGCGCAGGCACTGGCCGCGCAGCTGCCCGCCCAGCGGGGGATCACCGCGTGAGCCTGGCCCCGAGGACGCGGGCGCTGCTGGCGGAGGCCGTCGACGTCTACCAGGACAGCCCGCGCGCGACGAGCTGGCTGCAGCGCCAGCTGACCCGGTTCGACGATCCGCTGCGGCTCGCGGTGGTGGGCCCGCGCGGATCGGGGCGGTCGACGCTGGTCACCGCGCTCGCCGGAGAGCCGGGGCAGGGCGAGATGACGTGGTTGCGGACCTCGCCCGGGCGGTCACAGGACGAGCTGATGGTGATGGACACGCCCGCGATCGACGGCGGCGCGGCGCCCAGCACCATCGAGGGGATCTGCATGGACGCCGACGCCGTGCTGCACCTCGTGCGACGTCCGTCCGAGGCGAACCTCGAATTCCTGCACACGCTGCAGGACCATCCCGTTGCCCGCGCGACGGCCGTGAACGCGCTCGTCGTGCTGTCGCGGGCGGACGAACTGGGCGGCGGCCGGGTCGACGCGGTCATCTCGGCCCGCCAGGTCGCGCGCCGGTACCGGGTGGCGCCGGACGTGCGTGGCCTGTGCCAGGACGTCGTCCCGGTGGCCGGGCTGCTCGCCGCGGCGGGACGCACCCTGACGGAACCGGAGTTCGAGACGTTGCGGACGCTGGCCGCGGTGTCGCGAACCGAACTGGAGCCCCGGATGCTCTCCACGGACCGGTTCGTGGCCGAGGAGTTTCCCGCCCCGGTCACCGCCGCCGACCGCGCGGCTCTGCTCGGCCGCTTCGGCCTGTTCGGCGTGCGGCTGGCACTGACACTCATCCGACGCGACGCGGACACGCTGCCCGCGCTGGCCGGGCAGCTGGTGCCCCGCAGCGGATTGGCGGACCTCCGCGACGCGATCGACGGCTGCTTCGTGGCGCGACGGGACGTGTTGAAGGCCCGCTCCGCGTTGATCGGGCTGGAAGTGGTGCTGCGCATGGAACCGCGCCCGGCCGCGGCACCTCTGGCGGCGGAGCTGGAACGGTTGCTGGCCGGCGCCCACGATTTCCGGGAGCTGCGGCTGGTGGCCGCGCTGCGAACCGGGCGGACGCATTTTCCGGCGGAACTGAAGACTGACGCGCTGCGGTTGGTCGGCGCTTCGGGAACCTCACGGGCCGAGCGGCTGGGCACCGAACCGGTCCTGCTCGCCGTGCGGCGATGGCGCGACCAGGCGGAGAACCCGGAGTTGAGCGCTGGGGAGCGTCAAGCCGCGGCAGTCGTGGTGCGCAGCTGCGAAGCGATGGCGAACGGCACGATCTGACGAGGCTGTGGGCTCGCCTGGATTGACGAGCCCGGCCGTTTCAGGCGTCGGTGGAGTCGGCGGGCTTGAGGTAGGCGGTGCCACCGGTCGGCATGCGGCGGAAGAAATCCACCCGGGTGATCGGCTGACCATGAGGTTGACGGGCGAGGCCCGGATTCGGGGAGAGATTCCCGTTCTCCGGGCGGGGCACCATCGTTTCACCGGGCCGGCTGTCCTGGCTCCGGCGAGGGTCCCACTGGACTGACATCAGTTTCCTTCCGAGGTGAATGATCCGTCCGAAGAGGACAGTACTCCGCCTGCCGGTGCGGCACGAACCAAGGTCGCGTCCACCAGCCCACCGAGCACTGCCGACAGTTCGGCTCCGATCTCCGACAGGGATAACCCGAAAGGGGCCTCCCTAAGCCGGATCGTGAGTTCGGCGGCCTTCCCGTCCAGCCAGTGCAGTTCCGGGGTGTCGCCGGGACGGCCGACGAGCACCCGGCCGGTGGCCTCCATCCGGGTCATCCGCACCAGCGGATCCAGCACGTAGCGGCCCGCCTGCACCGGACGGGTGACGGGAGTGGGTTCTTCGGGTCCATTCCCATCACACAACAAGGTGTGCAGAAGCCACTGGGCGTCGATTTCCAGCGTGTCTTCTTCACCGGCGAGCCAGGTGCCGATTTCGGTGGCGCGCTCGCGTGCGTGGGAAAGCAGCGAATCCGGGCCCAGTTCCGCGGTTTCGCCGCGTCGCGCGACGTCTCCGGCGAACTGGGCCAGGCAGGAATAGGCGTGGAACGCGGCCAGGACCTGCTCCACCGGCCAGACCCCGGACGACCAGGACGGGCGGAAGACCCGGCCCTCCGCGATGTCGGCGCCGAGGAACGGCCGCGTGATCGCGAAGTCGAACAGTTTCTGGTGGGCGCCCTCGTGGATGATCGCCTCGGCGACGTCGTAGGGCGAGGCCGGACGGTCGATCAGGACGAGGCCGGGGAACAGCCGCGACGAGGCCGAAACCAGCCCGCCGGAGGTCGCCGGATCGAGGACCACGAGCAGGCTGACGTGGGCGAGCAGGTCGTCGGCCAGCGCGGGGCTGACCTCGCGCACCTTGTCCACCCCCGCCGCGACCGTGGCCAGTGCTTCGTCGTCACCGGTCAGCAACCGCGGCGGCGCACCGGCGGACCGGCTCTGCGCGTGGATGATCCGCAGAGCTTCGGCCAGCAGATCGTGCGCACCGGCGCCGGTGGCGACCGCGAGCGTCGACGATCCGGCTGGCACCGCGGTCGTGACACCACCGAGGTCGTCGTCAGCCGCGACGAAGGGAAGACGGCCGGCCAGCGCCTCGCCGATCCGGAACCGGAACAGGGGGTTGTCGAGCTGTTCCGCCGGAATCCGCTCGTGGCCGGGCTGGAGCAGGTCGAGAGCCATCCGGTACAGCGCGCGACGTTCTTCCACGACCGCATGGGCAGGGGCCAATGCGGCATGCACGGCGGTGGCATCCGGCCAGGCAGGTCTGGAATGCATCCGAACGCGGCTTCTTCCGCTGAGGAGGGAACAGCCTTGGACCGCGCGAGAGTACAACTCGGCCGCAAGCCCCCCACATCGGGGGCGGCTGTCAGACAACAGACGCTCGCCGCCCCCGCGATCTCGCTCTTAAGCGCCGGTGCCGAGGAACGAGACGATCTGAACGAAACCCAGAACCGCCAGAACGAAGCCGGCCGTCACCGTCATGACGATGACGGTCCGCCACCCGATGATGGTCACTCCGAGCGCGACCAAGAAAATCACAGCGAACACAGTCTCCGAGGTCATTGCGACACCTCCTCACTGGCCGAGGCGGCCGTCGGGCCAGGTGGGCCCGCCCGCTCACCCGAATTCGGCGACTTCAGGATCTCCTGGCTGTCGGTTGTCTGTCAAGGAACTCCATATGACAGACAACTTGCGTCTGGCATCAGCTTGCCTTACTCTTCTCGGAAGCTCGGGGATCCCAAGAGCTTGAGAGGTCGACGATGGATGACGAGAGCTGGGCTCTCTCACCGAACACCCGCAAACCGCTGCCCGAACTGATCGAGGACAAGATCAGGTCGCTCATCAGGGGCGGCAGGTTCAAGGCCGGCGACCGGCTGCCGACGGAACCGGAACTGGCCCAGCGCATGGCGGTGGCACGCAGTTCGCTGCGCACCGCGCTGCAGCGGCTTCAGCTGCAGGGTGTCGTCGAGGTGATGCGGGGCCGCGGCTGGTACGTCCGGTCGACGGACCTGTCCGAACAGGACGAGCCGCTGGTGTTCGACCGGCGCGTAGGTGACGCCGACCTGATGGAGGTCCGGATCGCCCTGGAAACGACCGCGGCCAGCCTGGCCGCGACGCGTGCGACCCAGGGCGAACTCGACGACATCGCGAAACTGGCGAAGCTGCACCAGTCCGCGTCGATCGCCGACAAGGACGAGCTGCTGCAGTCCGACGAGGACTTCCACGCCGCGGTCGTGCGCGCGAGCCACAACGAACTGCTGGACCAGCTCTACCGGTCGCTCGTACCCCAGCTGCGCGGGCACCGGCGCAACAGCTACGGCAGCTCGGAGGTGCACGTCCGGTCCGCGAACGACCACAACCAGGTCACATGGTTCCTCAAGCGCCGCGACGAGGGCGGCGCCCGCGCGGCCATGGCCACCCACCTGCTCGGCCTGTACAACGACCTCGCCGCGCAGACCGGGACGCCTCCCGGCGAACGCGCGACGCTCACCACCTACGCGCTGGAGGACGAGCCGCACTGGCACCGGGAGTGAATTAAGCCTATCGGCCGCTTTCGCCGCCGCAGCCCCTCCGACGATCATGGGTTCTCGCGAACCGGGCGGAGAGGCTGTGACAGCTGCGGAAAAACAGCGGCCTGGGGCCGGTGCGCGTCCCAAGCCCCGTCCGGGCGTCGTCCGCGTCGCCGTCGCGTTCGTGGTCGCCGGAGTGGCCGCCCTGCTCACGGTCGTGTCGTGGCAGGCCGCGCCCGGATGGCCCACCGCGGTCCACGACGTGCTGGAGGCGGCGTTCCCCCTGGTCATCGTGGTGGGTTGCGGGATCGGCGGCTACGAGTTGTTCGTGCACCCGTGGCTGGTGACCGAGCTGGCGCGGATCTCCGGGCCGCGGATCGTCGAGGCGCTGCTCCCCCAGCAGGTCATGGAAACCTTCCTGCACTCGATCTACGGCGACAACGACGCGAACCGCGAGGTGGTGACCGGTGTCCTGGGCGGGGAGGGACTGCGCCCGCTCGGCGGTGACCTGACGATCAGCACGCACACCGGGGTGACGTTCGAGCTGAGCGCGGTGGACCACGACATCTACCACCTGACGACCGCGGCCACGTACAGCTTCAAGAAGAACGTGCCGGTCGACCGGTTCATCATCTTCGCCACCTGCAACGCGCTGTTGCGGGACTCGATCAGCGCGGGCTGTCAGCTGCCGCTGTTCGAGACGTGGTTCGTGCCGGACAGCTCGCTGTTCGAAAGTTCGGTCGAAGACATGCTCCCGTCCGTGCGCATCAGCATCGACTACCTCGACCACCTGGGACGGCACCAGGTCGCGGCGTCCGGGAAGGTGGAGCTGCGGGAGGTCAAGTACCAGCAGTGGGCCGACTACCTGACCTTCTTCCGCACCAACCTGGGCCACCTGCCCCGCCAGAACACCCTCGACTACCTGTCCGACCTGCGCATCTTCGAATGCGACCTGTCCGACATCGCGGGCGACGACCATTCCGTCAGCGCGATCGAACGCCTCTCCCTGCGAGCGACGGCGCTGCAACGCATCGACGACGGATACTGCTACTGGCAGGCGTCCTACCCCTGCTACGTGGAACGCATTTCGATGTCCACGAAGGGCCTGGACATCGACGGCGGCGGCGCCTACGAATTCCGGGTGGTGCCGTTCACGTTCCGCTCGAACACGGCTTCCGCGCGGTGGCTGAGACCGGAGGAGTTGAGCGAACTGGACGTGCGGTCCTGGCTGCTGCCGGGCCACGGGGTGGCGCTGCTCTGGCGACCGGCGAAATGAATCCGTGCCGCGTGGAGCACCGGGTGGTTGAACCACGATCAATTTCGTGCCGTTCACCCCAATCCCCAGGAGCGACACCCATGCGCCCTCACCCTCGACCAGGTGATAGAAGGACTTCCCGCATCGGACGCCCGTGAGCTCGCGCGCGCTTACCGCCACGGAGAGCGCGGTGGCGGACCCGCTGCGCAACACTCGGAACGGAGGAAACGACGGCTCTCCGGTTCGTCGCGGCTTGTTGCGCGGCGGGATTGCTCGAACCCCTCGACGCGACTGAACACATGCGGGGATGGGTGACAACAGTTGCGGGGAACGCGTTGGCCAACGCATCCCTCACCAAACCGATCACGAGGAGCACCGCCGAGCGTCTACTGCGCGGCGTGATCGACCGCGCCGCGAGCTACAACGCCGATCCAGACAGAATTCTCGCGGTTACTCGACTCGACGTCTTCGGCAGCTACCTGGATCCCGAGAAGGACCGGCTCGGCGATCTCGATCTGGGCATCGAGATCGTGCGCCGCTTCGACAGCGATTCTTGGACAGAGATGTCACTGGCATACACAGCAAAATCGGGCAGAACCTTCAACCGGTACACAGATAGACTCTTCTGGCCACTGCACGAGTTGCTCCGATACCTGAAGAACCGCAGCTCAGCAATCGGCTTCACCGACGAAGACCTGGCACTCCTCACCACGTGTCACGAGCGCATCTACGACATCCGAAAAGACCCCACGACGATCCAACCTCCGCCGGAGGCGACAGTCCAGCGGTTGTGACGCGCGACTACGCCCCAGAGCCCCGGCGCGTAGTCGCCCGTCATGTTCTGCACCTTGATGTCGAAATGTCACCAAGCGAGCGCGCTGGAAGCGCTGTGCTCGCCCGGTGACGTACTCGGGCGAGTACGTGAGGGGCCGGATCCGCGCTGGCCAGGCCCCTTCGGCGGAAGCGGAGGGATTTGAACCCCCGGTCGGTTGCCCGACGCTCGCTTTCAAGGCGAGTGCATTCGGCCGCTCTGCCACGCTTCCCTGGGGCTCAGGGTAGCGGCTCAGCCCGGCAGGCCGTCGAGGTGTTCGAGCACCCGGGAGAACGCCTTCGCGAGCACCGCCTGCTCGTCGGGGGTCATCAGGTCGATCAGGTGGGTTCGCACACCGTCGACGTGCGTGGGGGCGGCTTCCTTCAGCAGGGCTTCGCCGCCGGGGGTCAGCTCGGCCACCACACCGCGCTTGTCGTCCGGGTCGGGGGCGCGCCGGGCCAGGCCCGCCGCCTCCATGCGCCCGATCTGGTGCGACAGGCGACTCTTCGTGGAACCCATGGTGGTCGCCAGTTCCGACATCCGCATCCGGTTCTCCGGCGCCATTTCGAGGCACACCAGCACCTCGTAGTCGGTGAGCGAAATGTCGTGCGCGGCGGCCAGTTCGCGGTGCAGCCGCTGGCGGAGCCGCAGCGTGGCGACGACGTAGGACCGCCAAGCCGACATCTCCGTGTCCGTCAGCCAGCGCACTTCACTCATGTACCGAACAGTAGCCCCGGGACACGATTACCAACCAATGAGGGACGGCGCCTCGGTTGAGGATTCGCGGCGTCGGGCGCACACTGAGGGCAACGGCGGATCGGTCACCGGTCCGGGGACGCGCTACCCGGGCGTGGCCCGTCGAGCCGTCCGCCGGGAGAGGGCCAGGTGGTTCAATGACGAGAAGTTCCTCGCGGTTGACTACCGGATACAGCTGTGGACCCACAGCCGGGATGCGGTGAACCCAGTCCGGCTGTGACTGTGAGCAGCACGGGTTTCCATCTCGATGCGCCTCGACCATCGCTTGCGCACGACGGCGACTTCGAGCCTGCTTCGATGCGGTCCTCCGTGTCCGCACGGCAGAGCCACTCGCCGGCCCGCGAGGTGGCCAACCGCTGACTACAATTGACAACCTCGGTAACCCTGGGTGCGGACTTCCGGTCCGCACCCAGGCTTGTGTGAGGGAGTTCGGGTTGAGGTTTGACGAAGGCGCCGGCCTGGACACGTCCGAGGTCGACGACCTCCGCGGCAGCGGTGGCGGCGTCGGCGGGCGGGTCGCCCTCGGCGGTGGCGGGCTGGGGGTCGTCGGCGTGATCATCTACTTCGTGCTCTCCCAGATCGGCGGGGTCGACCCGAGCAACGCGGGCGGCCTGGGACAACTCGGCTCCGGCGAGCAGGTCAGCAACGGCTCGCTCGCGCAGGAGTGCCGCACCGGCGCGGACGCCAACTCCAACCACGACTGCGCGATCGTCGCGATCGTGAACTCGATCCAGGACTACTGGAGCGACCAGTTCGCCCGCTCCGGCCGCACCTACCGGACCGCGCAGACGAACTTCTTCAGCGGCGGGGTGCGCACCGGCTGCGGCGGCGCGACCTCCGACGTCGGCCCGTTCTACTGCCCGGCCGACTCCGAGGTCTACATCGATTTGTCGTTCTACGACGAGTTGCGGACGCGGTTCGGCGCGGAGGGCGGAACTTTCGCCGAGGCGTACGTGCTCGCGCACGAGTACGGGCACCACGTGCAGAACCAGCTGGGGACCTCGCGCCGCGTGGGCAACGAGACGGGGCCTGCTTCCGGCTCCGTCAGGCTCGAACTGCAGGCCGACTGCTATGCCGGTGTGTGGGCCAACCACGCGACGACCACGCCGTCCTCGACCGGACGGCCGCTCATCACCGAAGTGACACAGGACGACATCGACCGGGCTCTGGATACCGCGTCCCGCATCGGAGACGACTACATCCAGTCCAACCTCGGCGGCGGTCAGGTCGACGAATCCCAGTTCACGCACGGGACTTCGGCTCAGCGGGAGCGGTGGTTCACGACCGGCTTCTCGACCGGGGATCCCGCTCGATGCGACACGTTCGGTACCAACAACTTGGGTTGATCCCGAGTGCGGTGGCCACCGCACGAGCGGGTTCTTCGCGCGGTGGTCGGTGGTGCCCGCGCGAGTGGGAACTTGGTGTGGGTGCCGGTGGCGGCTGCGCGAGTGGGAACCTCGTGTGGGAGCCCGTTGCGCCTGCACGAGCGGGAACCTCGTGTGGATGCCAGTCACAGGGCTCCATGGATGGGAATCTCATGCGGGAGCCAGTGGTACCCGCACGAGCGGCAACCTGCCGTGGGCGCCAGCCGCGGCTGCACGACTGGGAATCTCGCGCGGCAGCCAGCCACACCCGCACGAGCGGGAACCTCGCGCGGCAGCCAGCCACACCCGCACGAGCGGGAACCTCACGCGGCAGCCAGCCACACCCGCACGAGCGGCAACCTGCCGTGGGCGCCAGTGGTAACTGTGCGAGTGGGAATCTTGTGGGGCAGACAGCGGTGCTGATACGCACCGAAATCTACGGGGCAGTCAATGGCACCCATGCGAAAGGGAACCTCGTCGAACTGACGCCAACCGGCAGCCGCTGGGTGGCAGCCTTCTGCCCGAATGAACAGGAACCGCGCCGCACCACCGCGATCTTGCCCGCCACATCGGCGAAGTCCGACGCCACACCACCCAGCGCCGGCACCACCGCCAGCGGGGCCGTGGCCCCGCCCTTCGATGTCGAATACACCATGACGGTGATCGGCACCCCGGCCGCGCCGACCGTCAGCTTCTCCTCGATCGTCTCCGTGAACACGAGCGGGAACTCCCGCCGCGTCACGGCATAACCCGCGGCGTTCAGCTTCCCGGCGATGTCGTCCGCCGGGGCGGCCTGGCCCTCGGTGCCCGCGGCGCGGCCGGAGTGGCATGAGCAGTCAGCTGTCCCGGATCGCCCCCGAGGTCAAGCGTGCGTTCGCATCACCCCGGCAATAGGGTCGGGACCATGCATGCGATCAAGCTCCGTGAACCCGGCGGCCCGGACAACCTGGAATGGGCGGAGGTCCCCGACCCGCGGCCCGGCCCCGGGGAAGTCCTCCTCGACGTCGCCGCGAGCGCGGTCAACCGGGCGGATCTGCTGCAGCGCCAGGGCAACTACCCGCCACCACCCGGAGCGAGCGACATCCTCGGCCTCGAATGCTCGGGCACGGTCGCCGAACTCGGCGAGGGCGTCGAGGGCTGGCAGGTCGGCGACGAAGTCTGCGCGCTCCTGGCCGGCGGTGGCTACGCCGAGCGCGTCGTCGTGCCCGCGGGCCAGCTGCTTCCCGTCCCCGGCGAGATCGACCTGATCACCTCCGCCGGACTGCCCGAGGTCGCCTGCACCGTCTGGTCGAACATCGTCATGCACGCGAACCTGGCCGAAGGTGAAGTGCTGCTCGTGCACGGCGGCGCCGGCGGCATCGGCACCCACGCGATCCAGGTCGGCAAGGCTCTGGGCGCGACGGTCGCGGTGACCGCCGGATCCGCCGAACGGCTCGACCGCTGCCGCCAGCTCGGCGCGGACATCACGATCAACTACAAGGAGCAGGACTTCGTCGAGGTCCTTCGGGACGAAACCGGCGGCGCCGACGTCATCCTCGACAACATGGGCGCGAAATACCTGGACCGCAACGTCACCGCGTTGAAGACCGGCGGCCGGGTGACGATCATCGGCATGCAGGGCGGCGTCAAGGGTGAGCTGAACATCGGCAAGCTGATGGGCAAGCGCGCCAGCGTCGCGGGCACCACCCTGCGCGCCCGCCCGGTGGACGACAAGGCCCGCATCGTCGCCGATGTACGCGCGCGTCTGTGGCCGCTCGTCGCGGAGGGCACCGTCCGGCCGATCATCGGGCAGGTCGTGCCGATGGCGGAGGCCGCCGACGCGCACCGCGCGCTCGAAGAGGGCGGCGTGTTCGGCAAGGTGCTGCTCGCCGCCCGCGGCTAACGCAGCTCTTCCAGCACCCGCACCAGCTGGTTGACCTCGAAGACGTTGGAGTAGTGGGCGAGCGCGATCCGCACCGCGCCGCCCACCTCTCCGACGCCGAGCGCGGCGAACACGCCGAACGTGCCCAGATCGGCGAACGCACACAGCCCCTGCGAGGCCAGGTACTCCGCGATCTCGGGTGCCTTCTTGCCCATGACGGTGAACGCGAGCGCCGGGACGCGGCGCATCGCGTCGCCGATGACCATGACGTGCGGCAGCGCACGCAACTCCGTGCTGAGCTGCGCCAGCAGGCCCGCGTGGTAGGACTTCGCCGACCCCAGCGACGTCACCAGCCGCTCGCGGCGGGACCCGGTGGCGGCGTCATCGAGCCCCGCGAGGAAGTCGATCGACGCGACGAGCCCGGCGAGCAGCGGGTACGCGTGCGGCCCCAGCTCCAGGCGCGCCGGGCCACGCGCGTTCGGGTCGAGCGAGGTGGACGGCAGCCGTTCCAGCAGGTCGGGGTCGCGGAACACCAGCGCGCCCACCGCCGGGCCGCCCCACGCCTGCGCGGACACCACGAGCACGTCGGCGCCGAGCGCGTTCAGGTCGAGCGAGAGGAACGGGGCCGCGGCGGTGGCGTCGACCACGACGAGCGCCCCGACACGCTTGGCGAACTCGGCGACCGTCGGCACGTCCGGGCGGGTCCCGACGGACCCGGACGCCGCGGTCACGGCGACCGCCTTCGTGCGGGCGTTGACGAGGTTCTCGTACTGCCAGGCGGGCAGCTCGCAGGTCTCGATATCGATCTCGGCCCAGCGCGTGACCGCGCCGACACGCTTCGCGGCGTGCTGCCACGGCGCGATGTTGGGTTGTTCGTCGAGGCGCGAAACCACCACTTCGTCGCCCAGCGTCCAGCGCTCCGACATCGAGTCGACAAGTCGACGCAGCAGGACGGCCGCGCTCGGGCCGAGCACGACACCGGCCGGATCGGCACCGACCAGATCGGCCACCGCACGCCGGGCCGCGGTGACGATGCTCTCCGCGCGCTGGGACGCCGGGAACGCGCCACCCGGGCCGGAAACCGGGGCACGCATCGCCGTCGACACGGCCGAGGCCACCTGTTCGGGTACCAGCATGCCGGTCGGGCCGTCGAAGTGGATCCAGCCGTCACCCAGCGCGGGGAACAACCCACGAATTCGAGCGACGTCGAACGCCATGGACAACACCGTACGGAGGGGTAGTTTCGCGGTGCGTCCGGGGTTGGGCTGTCGCCGACCACGAGCGTCCCCGACCGCTAGGCTGGGACCGGTCACCGAGCCAGCCAGGATGGAGCAATGACGGAGCCGAAGTTTTCCGAGTCGCCCTCGCCCGACGAGCAGCCGCACCGCGTGGTCGTGGTGGGCCCCGACGGCTCCCCCGTGGGCACGGCCCGGATCCCGAGTGAGGACGACGAACACCAGGAGTCGGTCGGTGACCTCGTCGAAGAGCCGGCGAAGGTCATGCGGATCGGCACGATGATCAAGCAGCTGCTGGAGGAGGTGCGGGCCGCACCGCTCGACGACGCCAGCCGCGACCGGGTCCGTGAGATCCACCAGACCTCGATCAAGGAGCTGGAGCAGGCGCTGGCGCC containing:
- a CDS encoding PA domain-containing protein → MTRREFPLVFTETIEEKLTVGAAGVPITVMVYSTSKGGATAPLAVVPALGGVASDFADVAGKIAVVRRGSCSFGQKAATQRLPVGVSSTRFPFAWVPLTAP
- a CDS encoding FadR/GntR family transcriptional regulator is translated as MDDESWALSPNTRKPLPELIEDKIRSLIRGGRFKAGDRLPTEPELAQRMAVARSSLRTALQRLQLQGVVEVMRGRGWYVRSTDLSEQDEPLVFDRRVGDADLMEVRIALETTAASLAATRATQGELDDIAKLAKLHQSASIADKDELLQSDEDFHAAVVRASHNELLDQLYRSLVPQLRGHRRNSYGSSEVHVRSANDHNQVTWFLKRRDEGGARAAMATHLLGLYNDLAAQTGTPPGERATLTTYALEDEPHWHRE
- a CDS encoding dynamin family protein, whose protein sequence is MMAPPWLDVLDETAQVCATQRRPDLVDRIRRRRAQLLDEKLRVVVIGESGQGKSQLVNALVNAPVCAVGEDATTTVPAVVAHAESPTATVVTAGARAIEGPAPRQVAVESVTSAANRAAVAVSGQPVVRAEVGLPRALLSDGLALVDTPATAAIETVDSADAVLMTTDATSEMSTSEIQLLEQVVRLCPTVLVVLTKIDLVPGWRAVARRNRMRLDQRGLMASLIPVSAALRLAAARSGDQALNAESGFGELVRCLHRDLPGQADLLARRSVAALSTTMVEALQHSLHEEFAATQQADNGDTVARWHAAGRRLEKLQRDANRWQTLLSDEVSDLISDVEFDLRDRTRKILTEVDEYFEAADPAKTWGEFEEWLRENLTTVAETNSEWLLDRFEWIARKIARQVAPHREDAFPDALAREVPGDAVGDLRMPRVERFGVGQKLFVGMRGSYSGLLMFGLATTIAGLPLINPISLGAGAAFGAKSVFEERGNRLKRRQHTAKTAAHRYVDDFFLRYGKHSKDTARQIHRALRDRLNGIADELRGEITATAKTYKQAIDDDTTRRTVRANEIRRMMDELNVLRRRAQALAAQLPAQRGITA
- a CDS encoding aKG-HExxH-type peptide beta-hydroxylase, yielding MEERRALYRMALDLLQPGHERIPAEQLDNPLFRFRIGEALAGRLPFVAADDDLGGVTTAVPAGSSTLAVATGAGAHDLLAEALRIIHAQSRSAGAPPRLLTGDDEALATVAAGVDKVREVSPALADDLLAHVSLLVVLDPATSGGLVSASSRLFPGLVLIDRPASPYDVAEAIIHEGAHQKLFDFAITRPFLGADIAEGRVFRPSWSSGVWPVEQVLAAFHAYSCLAQFAGDVARRGETAELGPDSLLSHARERATEIGTWLAGEEDTLEIDAQWLLHTLLCDGNGPEEPTPVTRPVQAGRYVLDPLVRMTRMEATGRVLVGRPGDTPELHWLDGKAAELTIRLREAPFGLSLSEIGAELSAVLGGLVDATLVRAAPAGGVLSSSDGSFTSEGN
- the ypfJ gene encoding KPN_02809 family neutral zinc metallopeptidase, encoding MRFDEGAGLDTSEVDDLRGSGGGVGGRVALGGGGLGVVGVIIYFVLSQIGGVDPSNAGGLGQLGSGEQVSNGSLAQECRTGADANSNHDCAIVAIVNSIQDYWSDQFARSGRTYRTAQTNFFSGGVRTGCGGATSDVGPFYCPADSEVYIDLSFYDELRTRFGAEGGTFAEAYVLAHEYGHHVQNQLGTSRRVGNETGPASGSVRLELQADCYAGVWANHATTTPSSTGRPLITEVTQDDIDRALDTASRIGDDYIQSNLGGGQVDESQFTHGTSAQRERWFTTGFSTGDPARCDTFGTNNLG
- a CDS encoding MarR family winged helix-turn-helix transcriptional regulator; translated protein: MSEVRWLTDTEMSAWRSYVVATLRLRQRLHRELAAAHDISLTDYEVLVCLEMAPENRMRMSELATTMGSTKSRLSHQIGRMEAAGLARRAPDPDDKRGVVAELTPGGEALLKEAAPTHVDGVRTHLIDLMTPDEQAVLAKAFSRVLEHLDGLPG